In Mercenaria mercenaria strain notata chromosome 14, MADL_Memer_1, whole genome shotgun sequence, the following are encoded in one genomic region:
- the LOC123530783 gene encoding snRNA-activating protein complex subunit 1-like: protein MKTIYYKSNGKKGLKLHCEDAKHQKNTQVVKTGNEVVEQCFHIATQFWLPPSSFLVRAGALYLLYGLYHYQLVLPKVKVSLKQRGSDDNKIIPDSMKEETSMLDEIFSSSSLNQLSLVHDQYQKMKLAIHGEDAAEPDTSLNIVHSDLITGIYKTLQTHRVRQAGLKNKEKNIESTEDEEEILTAESQSVKKKLKQKAFEQSTGGYRELPGRGEKRKSEGRQDIRY, encoded by the exons ATGAAAACAATTTATTACAAATCCAATGGAAAGAAAGGCCTCAAACTTCACTGCGAGGATGCCAAACACCAGAAAAACACTCAAGTTGTGAAAACGGGGAATGAG GTTGTAGAGCAATGCTTCCACATTGCCACACAATTCTGGTTACCACCGTCATCGTTCCTTGTGCGGGCCGGAGCACTTTATCTCCTCTATGGACTGTATCATTATCAGCTGGTTCTGCCAAAAGTAAAG GTCAGTCTTAAACAGAGAGGAAGTGACGACAACAAAATCATTCCAGACAGTATGAAAGAAGAAACCAGTATGCTGGATGAAATATTCTCTAGCTCCTCTTTAAAC CAACTTTCATTGGTACATGATCAGTACCAGAAGATGAAGTTGGCCATTCATGGGGAGGATGCTGCTGAGCCAGATACCTCACTCAATATTGTACACTCTGACCTTATTACTGGTATCTATAA AACTCTTCAGACCCACAGAGTTAGACAGGCTGGTCTCAAAAAT AAAGAAAAGAACATAGAGAGTACAGAAGATGAAGAAGAAATTTTG ACTGCAGAATCTCAGTCAGTGAAAAAGAAGTTGAAACAAAAAGCTTTTGAGCAAAGTACTGGTGGGTACAGAGAACTTCCTGGCAGAGGTGAAAAACGCAAGAGTGAAGGTAGACAGGATATTAGATATTga